A single window of Neurospora crassa OR74A linkage group VII, whole genome shotgun sequence DNA harbors:
- a CDS encoding phosphatidylserine decarboxylase, with translation MVYQHGDHHHIPDEYRVHKPGAWLPADHRIVQHWLGHHVKHVDKVGEQELIPVLKEFEDLIENNTRIRMYFCSMWDEVPRKPPYNTDVTGQSQIRDYKHMLQVLNHIFGRAPEWTAAAAGVGLVGVPLAAMFDYASATPSGHAAFLDPDVNRMLKKILNEWGKYLTSPESASVLGDHSAGWFGEVSCKDLMEVANAAASTSYKFEEMYECDPSAPQRGYKSWDDFFTRRFVPQARPVASPEDHLVVANACESKPYALSHDVRLRDKFWIKGQPYSVLDMLAHDPLSEHFAGGTVYQAFLSPLSYHRWHAPVSGTIKRAFVQDGTYFSVPLFPVEDASDELSGDRTGRTREYEILQKGITVSQGYLTALATRAIIYIEAEAKEIGLMVFIGVGMDEVSSCEITVKEGQRVEKGDELGTFHFGGSTHCLIFNKDVGKKLKGFPKVGREENVPVRARLCAVEE, from the exons ATGGTCTACCAGCACggggaccaccaccacattcCGGACGAGTATCGGGTGCACAA GCCTGGAGCATGGCTGCCCGCAGACCACCGCATCGTCCAACACTGGCTCGGCCACCATGTCAAACACGTCGACAAGGTCGGCGAGCAAGAGCTGATTCCCGTTCTCAAGGAGTTCGAGGATCTTATCGAGAACAACACCCGCATCCGCATGTACTTCTGCTCCATGTGGGATGAAGTCCCTCGCAAACCCCCTTACAACACAGACGTCACAGGCCAAAGCCAAATCCGGGACTACAAGCACATGCTCCAGGTGCTAAACCACATCTTCGGCCGGGCACCCGAGTGGACTGCTGCCGCAGCAGGCGTCGGCCTGGTTGGTGTCCCTCTCGCCGCCATGTTTGACTACGCCTCCGCCACACCCAGCGGGCACGCTGCCTTTCTAGATCCCGACGTGAACCGCATGCTCAAGAAGATCCTAAACGAGTGGGGCAAGTACCTCACATCCCCGGAGTCCGCCTCCGTTCTCGGCGACCACAGCGCCGGCTGGTTCGGCGAAGTAAGCTGCAAAGACCTGATGGAAGtcgccaacgccgccgccagcaccTCGTACAAGTTCGAAGAAATGTACGAGTGCGATCCCTCGGCGCCCCAACGCGGCTACAAATCCTGGGACGACTTCTTCACCCGGCGCTTCGTTCCCCAAGCCCGCCCCGTCGCTTCGCCCGAGGATCATCTGGTGGTGGCCAACGCGTGCGAGTCCAAACCCTATGCTTTGTCCCACGACGTTCGCCTGCGTGACAAATTCTGGATCAAGGGCCAGCCGTACTCGGTCCTGGACATGCTCGCGCATGACCCGCTCAGCGAGCACTTTGCCGGCGGAACCGTCTACCAAGCTTTTCTGTCCCCGCTTTCGTATCACCGGTGGCACGCGCCCGTGTCGGGAACTATCAAGCGTGCGTTTGTCCAGGACGGGACCTACTTCTCTGTACCCCTCTTCCCGGTCGAGGATGCGTCGGACGAGCTGTCGGGGGACAGGACGGGCAGGACACGTGAGTACGAGATTCTGCAGAAGGGAATCACGGTGAGCCAGGGATACTTGACGGCGTTGGCGACGAGGGCCATCATCTATATTGAGGCGGAGGCCAAGGAGATTGGGCTGATGGTGTTTATTGGAGTGGGTATGGACGAGGTCAGTTCGTGCGAGATCACGGTCAAGGAGGGGCAGAGGGTGGAGAAGGGAGATGAGTTAGGCACGTTCCATTTTGGAGGGTCAACGCATTGTTTGATATTCAACAAGGATGTGGGCAAGAAGCTGAAGGGTTTCCCGAAGGTCGGGAGAGAGGAGAATGTACCGGTTAGGGCGAGGTTGTGTGCTGTTGAGGAGTGA
- a CDS encoding NADP-dependent leukotriene B4 12-hydroxydehydrogenase encodes MFHHTHGYKSHSLQLELVHRPSGPIIPGHTFRVSAVPAPVPSDLNEGDLLLETLYISLDPAMRGWLDDVRSYVPPVQIGEVMRAFCICRVLASRSPKAAAGDIVTAMNGIREIGILSDRHIEKPAFLPPGGKTTDLLGVLGMTGLTAYFGMMKIGNVKRGDTVVVSAAAGATGSVAVQIARIQGAKRVVGTAGSDEKCRWLVEEGGADVALNYKDPEFRRKFKEATPDFVDVYFDNVGGEQLNMALARANRGARFVMCGGISQYNAEHKQGPKNINNVITMRIRMEGFIVFDYKDEYPTALGQLAQWLAEGKLKRKETILKGGVRVADEGMVQLYKGGNIGKLLIEVKNPDEERQSRL; translated from the exons ATGTTCCACCACACCCACGGCTACAAATCCCACTCCCTCCAACTGGAGCTTGTCCACCGCCCCTCGGGCCCCATCATCCCCGGCCACACCTTCCGCGTGAGCGCCGTCCCGGCCCCTGTCCCTTCCGACCTCAACGAAGgcgacctcctcctcgagacTCTGTACATCTCGCTAGACCCCGCCATGCGCGGCTGGCTCGACGACGTGCGCTCCTACGTGCCCCCCGTGCAGATCGGCGAAGTGATGCGCGCCTTTTGCATCTGCCGCGTCTTGGCCTCGCGCAGTCCCAAGGCCGCGGCGGGGGACATTGTCACGGCCATGAACGGGATCCGCGAGATTGGGATCCTCAGTGACAGGCATATCGAGAAGCCGGCGTTTTTGCCGCCCGGGGGAAAGACGACGGATCTGTTGGGTGTGCTGGGCATGACGGGGCTGACGGCGTATTTCGGCATGATGAAGATTGGGAATGTGAAGAGGGGGGatacggtggtggtgagcgcGGCGGCCGGGGCGACGGGGTCGGTGGCGGTGCAGATTGCGAGGATCCAGGGCGCCAAGAGGGTGGTGGGCACGGCGGGCAGTGATGAGAAGTGCAGgtggttggtggaggagggaggtgcGGATGTGGCGCTCAATTACAAAGATCCAGAGTTTCGGAGAAAGTTCAAGGAGGCGACGCCGGACTTTGTGGATGTTTATTTTGACAATG TCGGCGGCGAGCAACTTAATATGGCGTTGGCTCGGGCCAATAGAGGCGCTCGGTTCGTCATGTGCGGTGGTATCAGTCAGTACAACGCCGAGCACAAGCAAGGGCCAAAG AACATCAACAACGTCATCACCATGAGAATCAGAATGGAAGGATTCATCGTCTTCGACTACAAAGATGAGTACCCAACCGCTCTCGGTCAGCTCGCCCAGTGGCTGGCTGAAGGTAAGCTGAAGAGAAAGGAGACCATCCTCAAGGGAGGCGTCAGAGTTGCGGATGAAGGCATGGTTCAGCTGTATAAGGGTGGTAACATTG gtaaattattaatcGAGGTCAAGAACCCGGACGAGGAGCGACAATCAAGGCTCTAG